One window of the Amycolatopsis mediterranei genome contains the following:
- the map gene encoding type I methionyl aminopeptidase: MVEIKTESELAMMREAGRVVANTLHAVKEAAAIGVSLRELDEVAAHVISEAGAKPSFLHYQPRSAPTPYPNVLCASVNDVVVHGIPTAYRIQDGDLVSIDCGAILDGWNGDAAISFVVGTADPADLALIEATERALAAGIAAAQPGAKLGDISHAIGAAGRASGHGMLEDHGGHGIGRAMHEDPHLPNEGRAGRGMRLKPGLALAIEPMLTRGGDAYRYAEDGWSLLTVDGSRAAHVEHTIAITEDGPRVLTVR; encoded by the coding sequence ATGGTCGAGATCAAAACGGAGTCCGAGCTGGCGATGATGCGCGAAGCCGGGCGGGTGGTGGCGAACACCCTGCACGCGGTCAAGGAGGCCGCCGCGATCGGCGTCTCCCTGCGCGAGCTGGACGAAGTCGCCGCCCACGTCATCAGCGAGGCGGGCGCGAAGCCGTCGTTCCTGCACTACCAGCCGAGGTCGGCGCCGACGCCCTACCCGAACGTCCTCTGCGCCAGCGTCAACGACGTCGTCGTGCACGGCATCCCGACGGCGTACCGCATCCAGGACGGCGACCTCGTCAGCATCGACTGCGGTGCCATCCTCGACGGCTGGAACGGCGACGCGGCGATCAGCTTCGTCGTCGGCACCGCCGATCCCGCCGACCTCGCGCTCATCGAGGCCACCGAGCGGGCGCTGGCCGCCGGGATCGCCGCCGCCCAGCCGGGTGCGAAGCTCGGGGACATCTCGCACGCGATCGGTGCCGCCGGTCGCGCGTCGGGCCACGGGATGCTCGAAGACCACGGCGGCCACGGCATCGGCCGGGCGATGCACGAGGACCCGCACCTGCCGAACGAGGGCCGCGCCGGCCGCGGGATGCGGCTGAAGCCGGGTCTCGCGCTGGCGATCGAGCCGATGCTCACCCGGGGCGGCGACGCCTACCGCTACGCAGAGGACGGCTGGTCGCTCCTGACCGTCGACGGCAGCCGGGCCGCGCACGTCGAGCACACCATCGCCATCACCGAAGACGGCCCGCGCGTGCTCACCGTGCGGTAG
- a CDS encoding carboxyl transferase domain-containing protein — protein sequence MDTPALGTTAAPDSEAYARNATSHAELVEDLRKRLASARLGGPEKARTRHVERGKLLPRDRVDTLLDPGSPFLELSPLAANGLYDDEAPSAGIITGVGRVSGRECVVVANDATVKGGTYYPMTVKKHLRAQEVALHNNLPCVYLVDSGGAFLPRQDEVFPDREHFGRIFYNQATMSARGIPQIAAVLGSCTAGGAYVPAMSDEAVIVRNQGTIFLGGPPLVKAATGEVVTAEELGGGDVHARQSGVTDHLADDDAHALRIVRSIVSTLGPRAPRPWDVLPTEAPAVDPAELYGVVPTDPRTPYDVREVIARIVDGSRFGEFKKEYGATLVTGFARIHGHPVGIIANNGVLFAESAMKGAHFIELCDKRSIPLLFLQNITGFMVGRAYEAGGIAKHGAKMVTAVACARVPKLTVVIGGSFGAGNYSMCGRAYSPRFLWMWPNARISVMGGEQAASVLSTVRRDSIEARGGEWSTEDEEAFKDPIREQYEAQGSPYYSTARLWDDGVIDPADTRTVLGLALSAAANAPLSEVNYGVFRM from the coding sequence ATGGACACGCCGGCACTGGGGACTACGGCTGCCCCGGACAGCGAGGCCTACGCCCGCAACGCCACCTCCCACGCGGAGCTGGTGGAAGACCTCCGCAAACGCTTGGCGAGCGCCCGGCTCGGCGGCCCGGAGAAGGCACGCACCCGGCACGTCGAGCGGGGCAAGCTGCTGCCGCGGGACCGCGTCGACACGCTGCTGGACCCGGGTTCGCCGTTCCTGGAGCTGTCCCCGCTGGCGGCGAACGGGCTGTATGACGACGAAGCGCCGTCGGCCGGCATCATCACCGGCGTCGGGCGGGTGTCGGGCCGGGAATGCGTGGTCGTCGCCAACGACGCCACCGTCAAGGGCGGCACGTACTACCCGATGACGGTGAAGAAGCACCTGCGCGCCCAAGAGGTCGCGCTGCACAACAACCTGCCGTGCGTCTACCTGGTGGACTCCGGCGGCGCGTTCCTGCCCAGGCAGGACGAGGTCTTCCCGGATCGTGAACACTTCGGCCGGATCTTCTACAACCAGGCGACGATGTCCGCCCGCGGCATCCCGCAGATCGCGGCCGTGCTCGGCTCCTGCACCGCCGGCGGCGCGTACGTCCCGGCGATGAGCGACGAAGCCGTGATCGTCCGGAACCAGGGCACGATCTTCCTCGGCGGGCCGCCGCTGGTGAAGGCGGCGACCGGCGAGGTCGTCACGGCGGAGGAGCTGGGCGGCGGTGACGTCCACGCCCGCCAGTCCGGCGTCACCGACCACCTGGCCGACGACGACGCGCACGCGCTGCGGATCGTCCGCTCGATCGTCTCGACGCTGGGCCCGCGCGCGCCGCGGCCTTGGGACGTGCTGCCGACCGAAGCCCCCGCCGTCGACCCGGCCGAGCTCTACGGGGTCGTTCCGACCGACCCGCGCACGCCCTACGACGTCCGCGAGGTCATCGCCCGGATCGTCGACGGCAGCCGGTTCGGCGAGTTCAAGAAGGAGTACGGCGCGACGCTGGTCACCGGCTTCGCCCGGATCCACGGCCACCCGGTCGGCATCATCGCGAACAACGGCGTGCTCTTCGCCGAGTCGGCGATGAAGGGCGCGCACTTCATCGAGCTGTGCGACAAGCGTTCGATCCCGCTGCTGTTCCTGCAGAACATCACCGGCTTCATGGTCGGGCGCGCGTACGAGGCGGGCGGCATCGCCAAGCACGGCGCGAAGATGGTGACGGCGGTGGCGTGCGCGCGGGTGCCGAAGCTGACCGTCGTGATCGGCGGCTCGTTCGGGGCCGGCAACTACTCGATGTGCGGCCGGGCGTACTCGCCGCGCTTCCTGTGGATGTGGCCGAACGCGCGGATCTCGGTGATGGGCGGCGAGCAGGCGGCGTCGGTGCTGTCGACGGTCCGCCGCGACTCGATCGAGGCGCGCGGCGGGGAATGGTCCACAGAGGACGAAGAGGCGTTCAAGGATCCGATCCGCGAGCAGTACGAGGCGCAGGGCAGCCCGTACTACTCGACGGCCCGGCTGTGGGACGACGGCGTCATCGACCCGGCGGACACCCGCACGGTGCTCGGCCTCGCCCTCTCGGCCGCGGCCAACGCGCCGCTGTCCGAGGTCAACTACGGCGTCTTCCGGATGTGA
- a CDS encoding GNAT family N-acetyltransferase yields the protein MDNTVIRSGDSGDTDTLLRFFDEAVEWLVARGSAKQWGTEPWSRVPKRIERVKGMAADPGLRIAVVDGEAAGALIVSEEHDPHVPAADERELYIRLLITSRRFTGRRVGGRLVEYALDEARRRGIDLVRVDCWAGGDGELQRYYEGHGFRPTVRFAVEEWVGQVLEQRVG from the coding sequence ATGGACAACACCGTCATCCGTTCGGGTGATTCCGGGGACACGGACACGCTGCTGCGCTTCTTCGACGAGGCCGTCGAATGGCTGGTCGCCCGCGGCAGTGCGAAGCAGTGGGGGACCGAGCCGTGGAGCCGGGTCCCGAAGCGCATCGAGCGGGTCAAGGGCATGGCGGCGGACCCGGGCCTGCGGATCGCGGTGGTCGACGGCGAGGCCGCCGGCGCGCTGATCGTCTCGGAGGAGCACGACCCGCACGTGCCCGCGGCCGACGAGCGCGAGCTGTACATCCGGCTGCTCATCACGTCGCGGCGGTTCACCGGGCGGCGCGTCGGCGGGCGCCTCGTCGAGTACGCGCTCGACGAGGCGCGGCGGCGCGGGATCGATCTCGTGCGCGTCGACTGCTGGGCCGGCGGCGACGGCGAACTGCAGCGGTACTACGAGGGCCACGGGTTCCGCCCGACGGTCCGGTTCGCCGTCGAGGAGTGGGTCGGGCAGGTGCTGGAGCAGCGCGTGGGGTAG
- a CDS encoding acyl-CoA dehydrogenase family protein gives MIDFRLDEEYESLRKTVEDFAHAEVAPVIGELYEKEEFPYAIVAKMGEMGLFGLPFPEEFGGMGGDYFALCLALEELARVDSSVAITLEAGVSLGAMPIYRFGTQEQKQEWLPSLCEGTALGGFGLTEPGGGSDAGATRTRASLDGDEWVVNGSKAFITNSGTDITRFVTATAVTDVMENGRKEISAILIPSGTPGFAVAPKYSKVGWNCSDTHELSFSDVRVPVENLIGVRGRGYAQFLSILDEGRVAIAALSVGLAQGCVDECLKYVKDRVAFGKRIGEYQAIQFKIADMEVRTHTARLAYYQAASKMLRGEPFKKEASIAKLVASNAAMDNARDATQIFGGYGFMNEFPVSRFYRDAKILEIGEGTSEVQKMLISRHLGVA, from the coding sequence GTGATCGACTTCCGCCTGGACGAGGAGTACGAGTCCCTCCGCAAAACCGTCGAGGACTTCGCGCACGCCGAGGTCGCGCCGGTGATCGGCGAGCTGTACGAGAAGGAAGAGTTCCCGTACGCCATCGTCGCGAAGATGGGCGAGATGGGCCTGTTCGGCCTCCCGTTCCCGGAGGAGTTCGGCGGCATGGGCGGCGACTACTTCGCGCTGTGCCTGGCGCTGGAGGAGCTGGCGCGGGTCGATTCGTCGGTCGCGATCACCCTGGAGGCCGGCGTTTCCCTCGGCGCGATGCCGATCTACCGCTTCGGGACGCAGGAGCAGAAGCAGGAGTGGCTCCCGTCGCTGTGCGAGGGCACTGCTTTGGGCGGCTTCGGCCTGACCGAACCGGGCGGCGGTTCGGACGCGGGGGCGACGCGCACGCGGGCCTCTTTGGACGGTGACGAGTGGGTCGTCAACGGCAGCAAGGCGTTCATCACGAACTCGGGCACCGACATCACCCGGTTCGTCACGGCCACCGCCGTCACCGACGTGATGGAGAACGGCCGCAAGGAGATCTCGGCGATCCTCATCCCGTCCGGCACGCCGGGCTTCGCGGTGGCCCCGAAGTACTCGAAGGTCGGCTGGAACTGCTCGGACACCCACGAGCTGTCCTTTTCGGACGTCCGGGTGCCGGTGGAGAACCTGATCGGCGTCCGGGGGCGCGGGTACGCCCAGTTTCTGTCCATTTTGGACGAGGGCCGGGTCGCAATCGCCGCGTTGTCGGTCGGTCTTGCGCAGGGCTGCGTGGACGAGTGCCTCAAGTACGTCAAGGACCGGGTGGCGTTCGGCAAGCGGATCGGCGAGTACCAGGCGATCCAGTTCAAGATCGCCGACATGGAGGTCCGCACGCACACCGCGCGCCTGGCGTACTACCAGGCGGCGTCGAAGATGCTGCGCGGCGAGCCGTTCAAGAAGGAGGCCTCGATCGCGAAGCTGGTGGCGTCCAACGCGGCGATGGACAACGCGCGGGACGCGACGCAGATCTTCGGCGGCTACGGGTTCATGAACGAGTTCCCGGTGAGCCGCTTCTACCGCGACGCGAAGATCCTCGAGATCGGCGAGGGGACGAGCGAGGTCCAGAAGATGCTGATCTCGCGGCACCTCGGCGTCGCCTGA
- a CDS encoding YbaB/EbfC family nucleoid-associated protein — protein sequence MTQSVPAGDPLAAFTVELEEIRAKAAAAQEKLRTAVATVQSPDGAVTVTVGPSGVLQDLRFGPRAYERPPQALSGLVLQLIGRAQQKVSAEVAEAFSGMVGEDSAARELLDEFLPAPEPDEGTQPDKRDVFMPEQEAEDRPAAPPPPGPPQPQRGQPRRRPRQTPEEDDGESNPW from the coding sequence TTGACCCAGTCAGTGCCCGCCGGCGACCCGCTGGCCGCCTTCACCGTCGAGCTCGAGGAAATCCGGGCGAAAGCCGCGGCCGCGCAGGAGAAACTCCGGACGGCCGTCGCCACCGTGCAGTCGCCGGACGGCGCGGTCACGGTGACCGTCGGCCCCAGCGGCGTCCTGCAGGACCTCCGGTTCGGCCCCCGCGCGTACGAACGACCCCCGCAAGCCCTTTCCGGCCTGGTGCTGCAGCTGATCGGCCGGGCCCAGCAGAAGGTGTCGGCGGAGGTCGCCGAGGCCTTCAGCGGCATGGTGGGCGAGGACTCGGCCGCCCGCGAGCTGCTGGACGAGTTCCTGCCCGCTCCCGAACCGGACGAGGGAACGCAGCCGGACAAGCGTGACGTGTTCATGCCGGAGCAGGAGGCCGAGGACCGGCCGGCCGCGCCCCCGCCGCCGGGCCCGCCCCAACCGCAGCGTGGTCAGCCGCGCCGCCGTCCCCGGCAGACGCCGGAAGAGGACGACGGCGAAAGCAACCCCTGGTAG
- a CDS encoding acetyl-CoA carboxylase biotin carboxylase subunit, with product MFDSVLVANRGEIAVRVIRTLRDLGIRAVAVYSDADADARHVREAHTAVRIGPAEASRSYLSIPAIVDAAVSSGAQAVHPGYGFLAENAEFARACEAAGLVFIGPPVAAIDAMGDKIRAKATVSKAGVPVVPGASDVDIPDGDFASAASKVGYPLLLKPSAGGGGKGMRLVHAPEELDAAIESARREAKGSFGDDTLLMERFVTTPRHIEIQVMADTHGNVIHLGERECSLQRRHQKIIEEAPSVLLDDVTREKMGSAAVEAARSVGYVGAGTVEFIMSAHDPDEFFFMEMNTRLQVEHPVTELVTGLDLVEWQVRVAAGEHLAIRQEDVVLKGHAVEARVYAEDPARGFIPTGGTVLAVHEPAGDGVRVDSWMAPGAVVGSNYDPMLAKVIAWGPDRAAALHRLDLALADTAVLGIGTNTAFLRGLLADDDVRAGRLDTELVDRRLSTLVSTDVPAEFFVAAAVDRFLELQPSGPVVDPWDVPDGWRMGGSGGVTFRLKSGAARAVVRVQGTPAAATVFVDDAEPVQVSARRDGDVLEIRHAGGFHRYRQACGPDRTVWLARDGLSFPFGEQEFVLASRGEAAGAGPVTSPMPGTVLVVKVAAGDVVKAGTPLLVVEAMKMEHTVTAPIDGVVSELPVRAGQQVALDETLAVVAPQEEQQ from the coding sequence ATGTTCGACTCAGTTTTGGTCGCGAACCGGGGCGAGATCGCGGTCCGGGTGATCCGCACGCTGCGGGACCTCGGCATCCGTGCGGTCGCCGTGTACAGCGACGCGGACGCCGACGCGCGGCACGTCCGGGAGGCGCACACCGCCGTCCGGATCGGCCCGGCGGAGGCTTCTCGGAGTTATCTTTCGATTCCGGCCATTGTGGACGCTGCCGTGTCGTCGGGTGCGCAGGCCGTGCACCCGGGATACGGGTTCCTGGCGGAGAACGCCGAGTTCGCGCGGGCCTGCGAGGCCGCCGGTCTCGTGTTCATCGGTCCGCCGGTCGCGGCGATCGACGCCATGGGCGACAAGATCCGCGCCAAGGCGACGGTGTCGAAGGCCGGGGTCCCGGTCGTGCCCGGTGCGTCCGATGTGGACATCCCGGACGGTGACTTCGCCTCGGCGGCTTCGAAAGTCGGCTACCCGTTGCTGCTCAAGCCGTCCGCGGGCGGTGGCGGCAAGGGGATGCGGCTGGTGCACGCCCCCGAGGAGCTCGACGCGGCGATCGAATCCGCGCGGCGGGAGGCCAAGGGGTCGTTCGGCGACGACACGCTGCTGATGGAGCGGTTCGTCACGACACCGCGGCACATCGAGATCCAGGTCATGGCCGACACGCACGGCAACGTCATCCACCTCGGCGAGCGCGAGTGCAGCCTGCAGCGGCGGCACCAGAAGATCATCGAGGAAGCGCCGTCGGTGCTGCTGGACGACGTCACCCGCGAAAAGATGGGCTCGGCGGCGGTCGAGGCCGCGCGCTCGGTGGGGTACGTCGGCGCGGGGACCGTCGAGTTCATCATGTCGGCCCACGACCCGGACGAGTTCTTCTTCATGGAGATGAACACCCGGCTGCAGGTCGAGCACCCGGTCACCGAGCTGGTCACCGGCCTCGACCTCGTCGAGTGGCAGGTCCGGGTGGCGGCGGGGGAACACCTGGCCATCAGGCAGGAAGACGTCGTCCTCAAGGGACACGCCGTCGAAGCCCGGGTGTACGCCGAGGACCCGGCACGCGGCTTCATCCCGACCGGTGGGACGGTGCTGGCGGTGCACGAGCCGGCCGGCGACGGCGTCCGCGTCGACTCCTGGATGGCGCCCGGCGCGGTGGTCGGCTCGAACTACGACCCGATGCTGGCCAAGGTGATCGCCTGGGGCCCGGACCGCGCGGCGGCGCTGCACCGGCTCGACCTCGCACTGGCCGACACGGCGGTGCTGGGCATCGGTACGAACACGGCGTTCCTGCGGGGGCTGCTGGCCGACGACGACGTCCGCGCCGGCCGGCTGGACACCGAACTCGTCGACCGGCGGCTGTCCACTTTGGTCTCGACGGACGTGCCCGCGGAGTTCTTCGTCGCGGCCGCGGTGGACCGGTTCCTGGAGCTGCAGCCGTCCGGGCCCGTGGTGGACCCGTGGGACGTGCCGGACGGCTGGCGGATGGGCGGCTCCGGCGGGGTGACGTTCCGGCTGAAGTCCGGCGCCGCCCGCGCGGTGGTCCGGGTGCAGGGCACGCCCGCCGCTGCCACGGTGTTCGTCGACGACGCCGAGCCGGTCCAGGTCTCGGCCCGGCGCGACGGCGACGTGCTCGAGATCCGGCACGCGGGTGGCTTCCACCGCTACCGCCAGGCCTGCGGTCCGGATCGGACGGTCTGGCTGGCCCGCGACGGGCTCAGCTTCCCGTTCGGGGAGCAGGAGTTCGTGCTGGCCTCACGCGGCGAAGCCGCCGGCGCGGGCCCGGTCACCAGCCCGATGCCGGGCACGGTGCTGGTGGTGAAGGTGGCGGCCGGTGACGTCGTGAAGGCCGGGACGCCGCTGCTGGTCGTCGAAGCGATGAAGATGGAGCACACCGTCACCGCGCCGATCGACGGCGTGGTCAGCGAACTCCCCGTCCGGGCCGGCCAACAGGTCGCGCTCGACGAAACCCTTGCCGTAGTGGCGCCCCAAGAGGAGCAGCAGTGA